A window of Glycine soja cultivar W05 chromosome 2, ASM419377v2, whole genome shotgun sequence genomic DNA:
tttaaaacaactaCTTATCTTTTCAAATTACAAGTACTAAGAGATTACTATTTACATCTCTGAAAGCAAAATATCCAATCCAACAGTATTCTTAAATCTTAGAAACACGTCAAACAAGCATGCTCAACTGTTTCCCCTTCTTTCCCTCCCCAAAGTTTCGCATTCCCTTCAAGATAATATGATACAGTTGCAAAGGACAGGTAATTGCACATTCCATGTTTTCAATTATCATCTGTTGAGAAGATCACCTGAACTATATAAATTCGGAAGGCGAATTGGCATCTGGTTTTACATTACCCAATCCACCTCCATGATGCAAAACCTGAGGAGGCAATGCCCCCAAACCATTACTCAATCCATCAGTTCCGGACCCGAAGAACTGGCAAAGGAGTCTAGCCATGATCCCTAGAACCTGCATTTGATTCTGGCACGCCTCTACgtgcatctgcatcatctgCTTCTCGTGCTCGACCTGCATTGCCACCATCCTCTGCCTCCACTCcatctcctcctcctccatctTCTCCTCCACGCGCTTCCGCCACCGCCGCTCCGCGTCAAGCTCCCTCTCCAACCTAAGCCTCTTCTCCAGCCCCCTCCGGGCCCACCTCAACTGCCGCTCCTCCAGCTCCATCTCCCGATCTTCCAGCAACTCCCTTCGCCTCTCCCGCCGAAACTCCGACTCCCTCCGCTTCCTCTCCCGCTCCGCCTCCACCTTCTCCCGCCGAAACTCCCTCTCCCGCCGCCTCTCCTCGCGCTTCACCACCGCCTCCCTCAGCTCCACCACCGAACCCAACCTCCTCACCTTCAACACATCCTCCTCTTCATCACAATCCtcctcatcatcatcttcttcttcttcctcctcattctcatcatcatcagaatcaacATCAAACCCTAATTTGGCGGTGGTGATAGGTTTGGGGGATTCCAACAATTGCACATCGCCGAAGACTTCTTTGTATTTAAGAAAATTCTCCCAATGATTGTTACCGTCCTTCCAATTGAAGTGGTGAGGGGAGAGGCGGATCTTCTGCTTGACGCCGAGGTACTGGTGGCGCATGTTCTGCACCTTGATCGAGACGTCGCGCCACGACCACTTGAAGGGGAAGGAGGCTGGGTTGCGGAGGTGGTGCACCGCATTCACGTGCTCCGCCACAGGCTTGAACTTCTTCTCGCGGGTTTTGAGCTTGGCGAGGGTTCCTGAACGGAGGAGCTCGGAGTATTTGGAGAGTAGGGTTTGCTCTTCCAGCTCCGACCACTTCTTCCGCTTCATTGGCGCTGGATGTGAGATTGATTGGTGGGTGGCGTTGAAATCAAACGGGGAGCGACCTTGGTTGGACACTATTTTcctattcagaaacaatcataTTCGACCCTCCCTTCACTTCTAGAACTAGAATAACTCTTCTATTTGAATTTCAAGGATTTAGTCAATAAGACTCAACTCTCTCTCCTTCTCATATTTAGTAGGACTAGATTGtgaattcaagttttttttttgtttaagttgAATTAATGTAAGTTTTCATAagtatttttaactatttttcttactTTAAACTAAGACTAAATCTCTTTATCTTAATatcttgtaattaaaaaaaacttagcaATATGAagtaattttctataaatattattagaagAAAAGCTTTTTAACTAAATATGAAGAGTCATTTTGTTCAAAATAGTGTATGTTAaagtcacttttatttttttattatttagaaaTAAGCTCTTAAAGAAGTAACTTATTGACTACcaatttgtatgttattgtaaaTCTTAAtacttattctttattttttttaaataattattgttttattggaTTGAATCCTTATTGTCCCGCATTAGGATTAGTTATGTAGATCTTGGTTTAACTGGTCTACTTTCGATCCATAAAAAATGACACGACAGGTTAAGTCATTCTCAACCTGTCAACTCCTATTGGTTTGTCTCTCCTGATGTGTGAATTCAGTGtcattgatattttttgtttcaaacaaaaaatctttataacatttttaattttttaaaatttaaataaagccttcaattgtttttcttttgtaaaatgcattcaattatttttctttcgcGTGGCTTTCTTCCATAATCCCTATTGgacaatgtttaatttttttgatggATCAATATTGCTATTTATGTTTGGTGCCATGTAAAAACGGTATCCCCTTTAATGTGATATTTTCCCCCTTCATAGATCGTTTCATGCATTGTGTttatatttgaaaaggaaataaaatatttaaattgagttTCTAATGTTTAGGTGAAAGGTAACGAATGGGCATTATAGGGTTATTGAAAAAAAGtaagtataaatattaatttcatcCTCATAAAAACTTTCGTATTAATTTgatctttataaaatttaaacatatttttgttaattctcAGGAGTTAGATAGTAACATAGAGGAATTAACAAACTTACAAtctaatttgattataaataaattaaacaacttgTGATGGTTAAAATTTTccataataattaaacattccTTAAAATTGCAAGTTTTGTTACTTTCTAATCGattttcttgcatttttatgATGAGATTAGGGGAAAGATATAATAACAATAGATTCTCATGTCTTCTAAGTGGGTTTTGACAAGATAAAATGAAaaccaacaaaaatatattttagttttacaagaaccatattaataaaaaaatgaggatgaaattaatattttataaattttccaAGCacccaaacatattttataaatttttaaaaatgtcataAATCCTTTCCTGAGATTGGAAATAATtgaggaaaaataattaaatttaaatttattcatagtaaatatttgataatcATGAAACTCTTTTTCTAAAgatattaaacttttaaaaaatgttataaatgattttttgaaaCTAGGAAATAGGAATAGTTGGGGAGAAATTAGTAATTTCAAATTtgttgaatttaattatttaatgttacagatgctttatttaaattttaaaatttttaaaaatgttaacaaagaataattaaattagtaaTTTGGAATTTACtacttttcattaaaaaaaatggacttAGTGTAACCATAATCATCCAAAAACAGTTACAAGACCAAAGATTATACTCATAATTTTTCCCGGTCCATTAtctagtagtagtagtagtattaATCAAAAGTAATATAGGTAACAACAGCTAGGGGGAAAATAATAGAATACACATTATAAATCTTGGGCTCAATACGTGCTTCGACGACAACTCAACTCAATCATCTCAATTGTCGCACTGTATTTACAGAAGAAAATGATAAGCAAACAAGGAAATGATGAAAGCCGCAAAGTGAGGTTTAATGTGCGTGTCATGAAACAAGACCCTCCCGAGCGATACTGGTGGTTACACGAAGTACAGCTTGAGCACTAAGAGGAGAAAGTTTTGACTGACAGAAGCTTTCCCAAGAACTCACCTCTGGATTCTCCTCATTCACAGTATGCTCATTATTGACAGTAGGAGTAGCTGGCTTGATGAGATCATGAGATTTCTCATACACATTTTGAAGCTCGAGAAGTAGAGTTCGGGCCGCTTCCCTGGACTCTGGGAGCTGGTCACTCAACTGAGATGCAGCTACTTGGATCAATTTGTCAATCCCATATGTCTTTATGCCTTCTGCACCCTGTTTAAAAGTTCATGGATACAAATCAGTAAATTTTAATGCTCCTCATCCAGTTGCAAAAATAGACTGGCCATATTCATGACCCTTTCTAGATCAACAAAATCCCTTCCAAGTTCCAATTAGATAATGCAGGTTGTAAACTTAAAAACGTAGCAGTAATTTAAATCATTTGAGACAAACCCCCACCCTTCAATAGAGTTTTTCCAAGCATGGATCTATCAATAACAAGaattaaaccaaaaagaaaataacaatattatagaATTGAGCTCTTTATATATAACTATCGAATAAAAAAGCCTGAAATAATTTTGAACAAAACATTACAGAGAAAGAGAGATACAcagatatatattatatacacacacacacacacattgatTGTTTTACAAGCAGTCACAGAGCATTGCACAGTAGAATTAAATAGATACATGTTCATTGCAACTAAGAAACATTATCCTTCTATTTGATGACACTATGTTTGTCCatatatcaacaaaaaatatgatttataggAAGGTTCAAGATAAACCATTTCTCTAATCATAGACATAGAAAGCTTTGTTGAATAAATTTGGGAGTGAAACAAAACCAATTCAAAACTCAATCAGATTTCCATAATCAAGGCAGACATTTTGGAATTTCAAAGTCATTGGTGAGGAAAGTTCTTTTCCTGCATCATTAATCTGTTTCATTAAGTTTTGTGTTTCGTTTCATTTTGCTTAATAAAAAATCGCTTTCTGAAAATGTACTCATACCAGCTGAGGAACACTCCGAGAAAAGCACATTGATGCCTTTGCACGGATACGAGGATTCTTGTTCTTAAGGTATGGTTGCAATTTTGGCAATAAAGAAATAGGGGAAATCCAAATAGTCATTGATATCAAGGCTTTTTCAGCTGCCTCACATACAAAGCGTTTGTCTTGTGAAGACTTGAGAAGAAGTTGTACTAGCTGCATTGACCAAATAAATGTTTCACAGAGAAAACTATCAAGTGTAGTTTGAGATTCCATATTGATTAAGTGAGGAAATTTATTAGTACACATAATGAAGCTGGCTTACCAGAGGGTCCAATGAATCTATTATAAGATCATTATATGCACTGAAAATGTCTGCAGATGTCATAATGGCAGTTTTGCAAACAGCACTTCTAGGACTTTTCAGTGACTTTGCAATAGATGTGATCACATCCCCCCTATTTACCAGATaacatgaataatttaataaatccaaataaaatccaTAACATATTAATCAATgatgttttgattttaaaaaccaTATTTCAAtctgaaaaccaaaaaaaaagatagagttTGATACTTACAGCATATCAAGCATTGCTTCCTTATGAAATATAGACAATCGACGTACGTTATTCAGTGTGTCACAAACCAGGACCCAGTCCTTTGAGTCAAGTCCAGCTAATAGGGTCTGTAGCAAAAACAAATAACTATTTTCACATAATACAAGTGTTGCATTTTTATATAAGGCTAATAACCaaaggtaaataaataaaaagaaaaataaaacaaccacATTTAAGCTAGACCATTTTCAATGGTTATCAACTTTCAAACCCTCTAA
This region includes:
- the LOC114398340 gene encoding uncharacterized protein LOC114398340; translated protein: MSEKALRDLNTILGTERKNEDSSKACLSKPSVDNAVENIEEWQKKNNSSSLVSPAVNGNLAVTANSGAEVVNAEVEYIESENLNDVDDIDTCLKTLLAGLDSKDWVLVCDTLNNVRRLSIFHKEAMLDMLGDVITSIAKSLKSPRSAVCKTAIMTSADIFSAYNDLIIDSLDPLLVQLLLKSSQDKRFVCEAAEKALISMTIWISPISLLPKLQPYLKNKNPRIRAKASMCFSRSVPQLGAEGIKTYGIDKLIQVAASQLSDQLPESREAARTLLLELQNVYEKSHDLIKPATPTVNNEHTVNEENPEVSSWESFCQSKLSPLSAQAVLRVTTSIAREGLVS